A window from Candidatus Nitrosotenuis uzonensis encodes these proteins:
- a CDS encoding multicopper oxidase domain-containing protein — MIFALVITAIIASFYFAYPISSIANNEEKTFVTHSGAVIRTTGDVLDPVYLPQTVEIDPEKYLREFNYGRVSTLADGTTLREFTIIARDDQIMEISPGVFYNVWTFNGTVPGPTIRATEGDLIRVHFVNEGSKQHTIHFHGIHAAEMDGVFEIVGSGGGQFTYEFVAGPAGVHPYHCHVMPLEEHIAHGLYGAYIVDPKQPRAPADEMVMVLNGFDTDFDTENNFYAANTIPFYYQHHPIKIEQGKLIRIYVLNILEFDQINNFHLHGNLYYYYPTGTSSVPWTYTDMITLSQGERGIMEFTYDYPGKYLFHAHKTEFAEKGWTGLFLVEGKY; from the coding sequence ATGATATTTGCCCTAGTAATCACTGCGATCATCGCATCATTTTACTTTGCATATCCTATATCGTCAATTGCAAACAACGAGGAAAAGACGTTTGTAACACACAGTGGTGCGGTAATTCGAACCACAGGCGATGTGCTTGATCCAGTATATTTGCCACAGACCGTCGAAATAGATCCGGAAAAATACCTGCGTGAGTTCAATTATGGGCGAGTTTCGACACTCGCAGACGGCACAACGTTACGTGAATTCACCATAATTGCGCGTGATGATCAAATAATGGAGATATCTCCTGGAGTTTTCTACAATGTCTGGACGTTTAACGGAACTGTGCCTGGGCCCACAATTAGGGCCACCGAAGGAGATCTTATAAGAGTACACTTTGTAAACGAGGGCTCAAAACAGCACACGATACATTTTCACGGGATACACGCTGCCGAAATGGACGGTGTCTTTGAGATCGTAGGAAGTGGTGGGGGCCAGTTCACATACGAATTTGTAGCAGGTCCGGCAGGAGTACATCCATATCACTGCCATGTCATGCCGTTAGAGGAACACATTGCACACGGTCTGTATGGTGCATACATTGTGGATCCCAAGCAGCCTAGGGCGCCAGCAGACGAGATGGTAATGGTGCTCAACGGATTTGACACAGACTTTGATACTGAAAACAATTTTTACGCTGCAAACACTATCCCGTTTTACTACCAACACCATCCAATCAAGATAGAGCAGGGTAAGCTGATCAGAATCTATGTTCTCAACATACTGGAGTTTGACCAGATAAACAATTTCCACCTACACGGCAATCTGTACTACTATTATCCTACGGGTACATCTAGTGTACCGTGGACATACACTGACATGATTACACTGTCACAGGGAGAGCGAGGCATTATGGAGTTCACATATGATTATCCTGGAAAGTATCTTTTCCATGCACATAAAACGGAATTTGCTGAAAAGGGTTGGACGGGACTGTTCTTAGTCGAGGGCAAGTACTGA
- a CDS encoding ZIP family metal transporter — protein sequence MESAKSSRVKLVVSGIIPLVLLGIMIFYLFGPGSELLNFGIPLPQITLEKIEFVDSEIHVTVRNTGPIEVSIAQADVNDRVQPAAIEPDRHLARFEAAKVRIPYSWNEAEPYEIGLTVHDGTRFSSSVTAAAPAMKPSLELVSYFAIIGTYVGIIPVLIGLLWFPFIAKMSRAKYTFFLAITVGLLIFLGIDAIEEGVEISAQRLAGAFNGQLLIATVTICSFVALYYISERLVSRVSAASKSVAIALMVAIGIGLHNLGEGLAIGAAIGLGEVALSTFLIVGFTIHNTTEGLAIAAPMARQKPMIAKLAAMGLIAGAPAIFGAWIGGFEYSPVTSIIFLSVGAGAIFQVVAVILNWIRCDGSLLSAPVVAGIAIGMIIMYITSIII from the coding sequence ATGGAATCTGCAAAGTCATCGCGTGTAAAGCTTGTAGTAAGCGGCATAATCCCGTTGGTGCTTCTTGGCATCATGATATTTTACCTATTTGGCCCTGGCTCAGAACTTTTGAACTTTGGAATTCCACTGCCTCAGATCACATTAGAGAAAATCGAGTTTGTTGATTCTGAAATCCATGTCACGGTCAGGAATACTGGGCCAATAGAAGTCTCTATCGCGCAAGCAGACGTAAACGATAGAGTGCAGCCAGCCGCAATAGAGCCTGACAGACATCTTGCTAGATTCGAAGCTGCAAAGGTGCGAATTCCATATTCTTGGAATGAGGCAGAACCGTATGAGATAGGACTCACAGTACATGATGGGACCAGGTTCTCATCCTCAGTGACGGCTGCAGCGCCTGCAATGAAACCAAGCCTTGAGCTTGTATCTTATTTTGCGATAATTGGAACATACGTGGGAATAATACCTGTGTTGATAGGACTTTTATGGTTCCCATTTATAGCAAAGATGAGCCGCGCAAAATACACATTCTTTTTGGCCATCACTGTAGGTCTTTTGATATTTCTTGGAATAGACGCAATAGAGGAAGGAGTAGAAATATCTGCGCAAAGGCTAGCAGGGGCGTTTAACGGACAACTCTTGATTGCAACTGTTACAATATGCTCGTTTGTTGCACTTTACTATATCTCAGAAAGACTGGTCAGTAGAGTTTCAGCGGCATCAAAATCTGTTGCAATCGCGTTAATGGTGGCAATAGGAATAGGATTGCACAATCTCGGAGAAGGACTTGCGATTGGAGCTGCGATAGGATTAGGTGAGGTCGCGCTGAGTACATTCCTTATTGTAGGATTCACAATACACAACACTACAGAGGGCCTTGCAATAGCTGCACCAATGGCAAGGCAGAAGCCTATGATTGCAAAGCTTGCCGCAATGGGATTGATTGCAGGCGCACCTGCAATATTTGGTGCATGGATTGGCGGATTCGAGTACTCCCCTGTCACATCCATAATATTTCTCTCAGTTGGGGCAGGAGCGATATTTCAGGTGGTAGCCGTCATCTTGAACTGGATACGATGTGACGGATCTCTACTGTCAGCGCCAGTTGTGGCTGGCATAGCTATAGGGATGATTATAATGTACATTACCAGCATCATCATCTAG
- a CDS encoding cation diffusion facilitator family transporter, producing the protein MFVQRTSVLKISLVAILSAFVVEFVFGMVSGSLALLTDSIHALLDSVVTLVLLLAARYAVKPPDAEHTYGHGKVESLGGMIGGIAIFLIAVFFIYEAVDRIQSPSSFAPGLYAIAAAIYTIGIDIFRIILLKRSINKVGGTTLKADFYHAFLDLGSTMVVIAGIVMANLGFHDADFAAALILGVLLVVLSLKLVYRTAQELTDIISPELVKKVRQTVLATDGVLDVGQVLMRRSGDTIFADVTVSVRADVSFDKAHEISSNVEDNIKKSIPNSEITVHFEPSWKGVPIDSRIFDIASSVSGVKGIHNVSHHVTKGAKFVSFHVMVDRNMSLEKAHELSDKIEEKIRSQVPEIDNITVHLEPHIAIPTDLTEYKTADEKIIALLKERTEVRKIGRIVTLKYDNLLKIDINCSFDRDLSIESVHDLTSQIEHRIRDHFKNSVITIHPEPF; encoded by the coding sequence ATCTTTGTGCAACGGACCAGCGTTCTGAAGATATCCCTAGTTGCCATACTTTCTGCCTTTGTAGTTGAATTCGTTTTTGGAATGGTGTCAGGCAGTCTTGCATTACTAACAGACAGCATTCATGCACTTTTGGACAGCGTTGTCACCTTGGTGCTGCTTTTGGCTGCACGCTATGCAGTAAAACCGCCTGATGCAGAGCACACATACGGACACGGCAAGGTCGAGTCACTTGGAGGCATGATAGGCGGAATTGCAATATTCCTAATTGCCGTTTTTTTCATTTACGAGGCGGTAGACAGAATCCAGAGTCCGAGTAGTTTTGCTCCTGGACTTTATGCCATAGCGGCGGCCATATACACAATAGGCATCGATATTTTCAGAATCATTCTTCTTAAAAGATCAATTAACAAGGTAGGCGGCACCACTCTGAAGGCCGATTTTTACCATGCATTCTTAGATCTTGGCTCCACCATGGTTGTAATTGCAGGCATAGTAATGGCAAATCTTGGTTTCCATGATGCAGACTTTGCAGCAGCCCTAATCCTTGGAGTGTTACTTGTTGTCTTGAGTCTAAAGCTTGTGTATAGAACTGCACAAGAGCTCACCGATATCATCTCACCAGAACTTGTCAAGAAAGTAAGACAGACAGTCCTAGCAACTGACGGTGTGTTGGATGTGGGTCAAGTCCTAATGCGACGATCAGGGGATACGATATTTGCAGATGTGACAGTCTCAGTAAGAGCTGATGTCAGTTTTGACAAGGCACACGAAATAAGCAGTAATGTGGAGGACAATATCAAAAAATCCATTCCAAATTCGGAGATAACAGTACACTTTGAGCCAAGCTGGAAGGGTGTACCCATCGACTCCAGAATATTCGACATTGCATCTAGTGTTTCAGGTGTCAAGGGAATCCATAATGTGTCACACCATGTCACAAAAGGCGCCAAGTTTGTAAGTTTTCACGTGATGGTAGATAGAAACATGAGCCTTGAGAAGGCACATGAATTATCAGACAAAATAGAAGAAAAAATACGAAGCCAAGTGCCTGAAATTGACAACATCACAGTACATCTTGAACCACACATAGCTATTCCAACAGACCTAACTGAATACAAGACTGCGGATGAGAAGATCATTGCACTGCTAAAGGAGCGAACCGAGGTAAGAAAGATAGGAAGGATTGTCACCTTAAAGTACGACAATCTGCTTAAGATCGATATCAACTGTTCTTTTGATAGAGATCTTTCGATTGAAAGTGTTCATGATTTGACGTCACAGATAGAGCACCGCATCAGGGATCACTTCAAGAATTCTGTGATAACCATACACCCAGAGCCTTTCTAG
- a CDS encoding EB domain-containing protein, which translates to MRVSARIALLSLILFSLGTSSAFAQVDIPPLSVKTELPLYDQGDTVVFKGHVKNLDANNMIDLTVRVVGPLVNGTSSNILQVKQITPQLNGDYEGFFIVSGPLWKTKGDYRILVNYGPQKADTTFFFNGGTGASVIDTPPPPPPPKCGPGEVLQNNVCVPFTQPPPQCGTGTVYDPVSKTCVVAQPVQCPPGQILSGGICVDEPPKPIDKPVVCGPGTVPNAQGICVPAPKADDKGGCLIATAAFGSELAPQVQLLREVRDNVLLSTHSGTGFMSAFNAVYYSFSPTVADWERDNPVFKELVKTAITPMLSTLSILNYVDIDSEGQMLGYGIGIILLNIGMYFVVPAVVIIKVRGLLQKRRL; encoded by the coding sequence ATGAGAGTATCAGCAAGGATTGCACTGTTATCTTTGATCCTATTTTCGCTTGGTACCTCCAGCGCATTTGCCCAAGTCGACATTCCGCCGCTCTCTGTCAAGACGGAGCTACCACTTTACGACCAAGGTGATACGGTAGTATTCAAAGGACACGTAAAGAACTTGGATGCAAACAACATGATAGATCTTACAGTCAGAGTAGTCGGACCACTGGTCAATGGCACTTCTAGTAACATTTTACAGGTAAAACAGATTACACCGCAGCTTAACGGTGATTATGAAGGTTTTTTCATAGTTTCAGGCCCGCTCTGGAAGACAAAGGGCGATTACAGGATTCTAGTTAATTATGGTCCACAAAAGGCAGATACTACATTCTTCTTCAATGGTGGAACTGGCGCTTCCGTAATAGACACACCGCCGCCACCGCCGCCTCCAAAATGTGGCCCTGGAGAGGTTTTACAAAATAATGTATGCGTACCGTTTACCCAGCCGCCACCGCAATGTGGAACTGGCACCGTATATGACCCAGTTTCAAAGACATGTGTAGTGGCACAGCCAGTGCAATGTCCTCCAGGACAGATACTCTCAGGAGGTATTTGCGTTGACGAGCCACCAAAGCCTATAGACAAGCCGGTAGTCTGTGGACCTGGAACGGTGCCAAACGCACAAGGCATATGTGTTCCGGCGCCAAAAGCTGATGACAAGGGTGGATGTCTGATTGCAACTGCCGCATTTGGCTCTGAGCTGGCACCTCAAGTACAGCTACTCAGGGAGGTAAGAGATAACGTTCTGCTTAGCACACACTCTGGAACTGGATTTATGAGTGCATTTAACGCAGTGTACTACTCGTTCAGTCCAACGGTGGCAGACTGGGAAAGAGACAATCCTGTATTCAAGGAACTGGTAAAGACAGCAATCACGCCAATGCTCTCAACACTCTCAATACTCAACTACGTTGATATCGATTCTGAGGGACAGATGCTAGGGTATGGCATAGGAATCATACTGCTAAATATCGGCATGTACTTTGTCGTTCCGGCAGTTGTGATTATCAAAGTCAGGGGACTATTGCAAAAAAGGCGCCTCTAG
- a CDS encoding radical SAM protein: MTNYRGNFLYGFIACGPYELLPEWVFDKVFCPAVETDQNTGEAKVAQVGLRRVESALLQGYRRDEVFVANPDYLEKCIGPDTKVVGINVMDPLGMAPVTTTMSPEKLSYVAMKFKRMCAKIIQLKKQYDFHVVVGGNGAWELAKTDRMKIHGIDTVVVGEADELALDLFKDLENGDAPELMHCFVKNIQNIPIIEGPTVNSLIEAMRGCGRGCDFCDVNKRSKKDLPIERLQHEAKINLDYGFDSIWLHSDEMLLYGCESKDFQPNRDAITELWRSLKSMGANFVGTTHMTFSAVAADPLLLKQMSEINNMHTTGRWLATNLGIETVAPRMVKKHLGVKTKPFSTDEWGWVVREGARIMNENHWFPAATLIIGWPDETPDETQYTIDLIEDFRKTNFRGLVAPLLYQDFSEKNSMHFGNLNEAQFTLFWRCWENNLRVINDIVPIILRNKTYGPPMKLFMYGLIKAGTWAIMRYLRGLCKDLFNGKLPEEIVERYARSRSVAAPNYTR, from the coding sequence ATGACTAATTATCGTGGCAATTTTCTTTATGGGTTCATAGCTTGTGGGCCATACGAGCTTTTGCCAGAATGGGTATTTGACAAAGTGTTCTGTCCCGCAGTTGAGACGGACCAAAATACTGGAGAGGCAAAGGTAGCACAGGTCGGCCTAAGACGTGTTGAGAGCGCATTATTGCAGGGATACAGAAGAGACGAGGTCTTTGTTGCAAATCCTGATTATCTGGAAAAATGCATTGGTCCTGATACCAAGGTTGTCGGAATTAACGTAATGGACCCATTAGGCATGGCACCAGTAACGACTACAATGTCTCCTGAAAAGCTTTCCTATGTTGCAATGAAGTTCAAGCGAATGTGTGCAAAAATAATTCAGCTAAAAAAACAATATGATTTTCATGTCGTAGTTGGTGGAAATGGAGCTTGGGAGCTTGCAAAGACTGACAGGATGAAGATTCACGGAATCGACACAGTTGTGGTTGGAGAGGCAGACGAATTGGCACTTGACTTGTTCAAAGACCTTGAAAATGGAGACGCTCCAGAACTGATGCACTGTTTTGTCAAGAACATACAAAACATACCAATCATTGAAGGTCCTACTGTCAACTCACTCATAGAGGCAATGAGGGGATGTGGAAGGGGATGCGACTTTTGCGATGTAAACAAGAGATCCAAAAAAGATCTCCCGATAGAAAGACTTCAGCACGAGGCAAAGATAAACCTCGATTACGGATTTGATTCAATTTGGTTGCACTCAGACGAGATGCTGCTTTACGGATGTGAAAGCAAGGACTTTCAGCCAAATCGAGACGCAATTACAGAGTTATGGCGCAGCCTAAAGTCAATGGGTGCAAATTTTGTAGGAACTACCCACATGACATTTTCTGCAGTAGCTGCAGACCCACTATTGCTAAAACAAATGTCCGAGATAAATAACATGCATACTACGGGCAGATGGCTTGCCACTAATCTCGGAATTGAAACAGTAGCCCCAAGGATGGTCAAAAAACATCTTGGCGTCAAGACAAAACCATTTTCCACAGACGAATGGGGATGGGTGGTAAGAGAGGGCGCCAGAATAATGAACGAGAACCACTGGTTCCCTGCAGCTACGCTCATCATAGGCTGGCCAGACGAGACGCCAGATGAAACTCAATACACGATTGACCTCATAGAGGACTTTAGAAAGACCAACTTTAGAGGACTTGTTGCTCCTCTTCTATACCAAGACTTTTCCGAGAAAAACTCGATGCACTTTGGCAACCTAAACGAGGCCCAATTCACACTCTTTTGGAGATGTTGGGAGAACAACCTAAGAGTCATCAACGACATAGTCCCAATCATACTCAGGAACAAGACGTACGGGCCTCCAATGAAGCTATTCATGTACGGTCTTATCAAAGCAGGAACGTGGGCAATCATGAGATACCTGCGCGGACTGTGCAAAGATCTCTTTAACGGCAAGCTTCCAGAGGAGATTGTGGAACGATACGCAAGAAGCAGATCCGTGGCTGCGCCAAACTATACCAGATAA
- the larB gene encoding nickel pincer cofactor biosynthesis protein LarB, giving the protein MEIHDVLESLRDGKISVPKARKLLSLYSIEKIEEFAQIDVGRKYRKGIPEVIFAERKQLDEVKKIVQKTLVKSDFVLVSRIPKQDYKKMLVFVKRNKFKIKSGKNTTTLLIYKKLKNTGGKIGIITAGTSDIGIAEEARLTCEAMSCSCICTYDVGIAGMHRMFPVIKKFIQEDVDVIIVAAGMEGALASVVSSLVDVPVIGLPTSVGYGYGEKGVAALASMLQSCSLGLSVVNIDNGIGAGAVAANIANRAKAARN; this is encoded by the coding sequence TTGGAAATTCACGACGTGTTAGAATCACTCAGAGACGGAAAGATAAGCGTGCCGAAGGCAAGAAAACTGCTCTCGCTTTACTCCATCGAAAAGATTGAAGAGTTTGCACAGATAGATGTTGGAAGAAAATACCGCAAGGGAATTCCCGAAGTCATTTTTGCGGAAAGAAAGCAGCTTGACGAAGTAAAGAAGATAGTTCAAAAGACACTTGTAAAATCCGACTTTGTACTAGTCTCAAGGATTCCCAAACAAGATTACAAAAAAATGCTAGTATTTGTAAAAAGAAACAAGTTCAAGATCAAATCCGGAAAGAACACTACGACACTCCTAATCTACAAGAAGCTCAAGAATACAGGAGGAAAGATAGGAATAATCACCGCAGGAACCTCCGATATTGGGATTGCCGAGGAAGCAAGGCTCACCTGCGAGGCAATGAGCTGCTCGTGTATTTGCACCTACGATGTAGGAATAGCCGGGATGCATAGAATGTTTCCAGTTATTAAAAAATTCATCCAAGAGGATGTAGACGTGATAATAGTCGCCGCAGGCATGGAAGGAGCACTTGCATCAGTGGTATCATCTCTTGTAGATGTTCCAGTAATAGGCCTGCCAACTTCTGTAGGATACGGGTATGGTGAGAAGGGTGTTGCGGCACTTGCATCAATGCTCCAGAGCTGCTCATTAGGGCTATCCGTGGTAAACATAGATAACGGCATAGGTGCTGGGGCAGTTGCCGCGAACATTGCAAACAGGGCAAAGGCCGCACGCAATTAA
- a CDS encoding malate dehydrogenase, with the protein MLTIIGSGKVGGDAALFSALRKVDKDILLLDVVNGLPQGEAMDLNHMLSEQGVDVHIRGSNDYADMKGSDIVVVVAGSGRKPGMTRMDLLKINAGIVKDVVENIKKHASNAIIVPVTNPLDPMVHITYKTSGFEPSRIVGMGNMLDLSRFIQFIHESTGHSRDSIRALVIGEHGENMLPLPRFSTVSGIPLASILPKEKLDQIVKDTRGVAAKVIELKGATVHAPGNAISAIVEAIIKDRKKVIPVATPLTGQYGHSDVSIGVPAVIGRKGVEKIIELDLNSEEKEWFEKGVNSVKTALAGI; encoded by the coding sequence ATGCTTACAATAATTGGTTCAGGCAAAGTTGGCGGCGATGCGGCATTGTTTTCCGCACTCCGAAAGGTCGACAAGGACATACTGCTTTTAGACGTAGTAAATGGACTGCCTCAAGGCGAGGCGATGGACTTGAACCACATGCTCTCAGAGCAGGGCGTAGATGTACACATTAGAGGTTCGAACGACTATGCAGACATGAAAGGCTCAGATATTGTAGTTGTTGTGGCCGGCTCTGGCAGAAAGCCCGGCATGACCAGAATGGATCTTCTCAAGATAAACGCAGGCATTGTAAAGGATGTTGTAGAAAACATCAAAAAACACGCAAGCAATGCAATCATAGTTCCGGTAACAAACCCGCTTGATCCTATGGTGCACATAACATACAAGACGTCAGGATTTGAGCCCAGCAGAATTGTCGGAATGGGAAATATGCTCGATCTCTCAAGATTCATTCAGTTTATCCACGAGTCAACTGGCCACTCTCGCGATTCCATAAGGGCCCTTGTCATAGGAGAACATGGCGAGAATATGCTTCCGCTTCCAAGATTTTCCACGGTGTCAGGAATTCCGCTTGCCAGCATCCTACCAAAGGAAAAGCTGGATCAGATCGTAAAAGACACAAGAGGCGTTGCGGCCAAGGTAATCGAGCTAAAAGGCGCAACAGTACACGCCCCAGGTAATGCCATATCTGCAATAGTAGAGGCCATCATAAAAGACAGAAAGAAAGTCATTCCTGTGGCAACACCTCTCACAGGACAATATGGCCACTCGGATGTCTCAATAGGCGTTCCTGCTGTGATTGGAAGGAAAGGTGTAGAGAAGATAATAGAGCTTGACCTCAACTCAGAGGAGAAGGAATGGTTTGAAAAGGGAGTAAACAGCGTCAAGACGGCCCTTGCCGGCATCTAA
- the larC gene encoding nickel pincer cofactor biosynthesis protein LarC — protein MVLVIDSQIAGISGDMMLSSLVHIGANKSKIIDGAYSAQDFLPGSKIKKISFGNVYKHGIHATRLTLKLDEVHHERKGTEIAGCIAKTARKIGLSQRAQEFAENTIQTLIGAEAKVHGISKNSVHFHEASSIDTVIDIIGCAIALDDLKCFDQEIVATPVAVGSGTVTFSHGTVSNPAGAILEIFKKSKILVQGSSITDELTTPTGASILVNLADRCSEFYPQMKISSIGYGAGQKDFDGISNVLKIVRGDAFDRLKSDRVGILETNLDDVSGELLAHSIDKIMSAGAKDVTVIPAVTKKGRPSHVMSVICDPSHVDRITDLIFSETGTLGVRIRFSDRITVPRKLLTLKIMIRGKEFKVRCKIREQKQFKVEYDDIKTVSDRLNLPFKDAEGMIKTQVGRQLK, from the coding sequence ATGGTTCTGGTAATTGATTCTCAGATAGCTGGAATATCTGGAGATATGATGTTATCATCACTTGTACATATTGGGGCCAACAAATCAAAAATAATAGACGGTGCATACTCTGCGCAAGACTTTCTTCCTGGCTCCAAGATAAAGAAAATCTCTTTTGGTAATGTGTACAAACACGGCATACATGCAACCAGGCTTACTCTGAAGCTTGATGAGGTGCACCATGAAAGAAAAGGAACAGAAATTGCAGGCTGCATAGCCAAAACTGCAAGGAAAATTGGATTATCACAAAGAGCGCAGGAATTTGCAGAAAATACGATACAGACGCTGATTGGAGCTGAGGCCAAGGTTCATGGAATCTCAAAGAACTCGGTACATTTTCATGAAGCATCCAGCATCGATACCGTAATAGACATTATAGGATGTGCTATAGCGCTGGACGACCTGAAGTGTTTTGATCAGGAAATAGTTGCAACGCCGGTAGCAGTTGGAAGCGGTACAGTGACCTTCTCACACGGAACCGTGTCAAATCCGGCAGGAGCAATACTGGAGATATTTAAAAAATCAAAGATACTAGTACAGGGTAGTAGTATAACGGACGAGCTAACAACGCCTACTGGAGCTAGTATTCTTGTAAATCTGGCAGACAGGTGTTCTGAATTCTATCCTCAGATGAAGATAAGCTCAATTGGATATGGAGCAGGTCAGAAAGACTTTGATGGAATATCTAACGTGCTCAAAATAGTGCGCGGTGATGCTTTTGACAGATTAAAGTCGGATCGGGTGGGAATTTTGGAGACCAATCTGGATGATGTTTCGGGCGAATTACTGGCCCACTCTATTGACAAGATCATGTCTGCAGGAGCAAAAGATGTTACTGTGATCCCAGCAGTGACAAAAAAAGGCAGACCAAGCCATGTAATGTCTGTGATATGCGATCCTTCACATGTGGATAGAATCACTGATCTGATTTTCTCAGAAACAGGTACTCTTGGTGTACGGATTCGCTTCTCAGATAGAATAACAGTTCCAAGAAAACTGCTTACTCTAAAAATAATGATACGTGGTAAAGAATTCAAAGTTAGATGCAAGATAAGGGAACAAAAGCAGTTCAAAGTGGAGTACGATGATATCAAGACCGTATCGGACAGACTCAACCTGCCGTTCAAGGATGCTGAAGGTATGATAAAAACACAGGTGGGCAGACAGCTAAAATGA
- the larE gene encoding ATP-dependent sacrificial sulfur transferase LarE codes for MSKIESLVSWFSGKAGVIVALSGGVDSAVVAYAAHRALGRGALAVTADYKTLAQEELESAKKICNEIGIRHRIISYSELENEDFVRNDKNRCFYCRSELSQHLINVARSERIDLIVDGTNVDDLGDYRPGIYALKSNGIRSPLVEVGITKNQVRSIAQCAGLSVYDRPSNACLASRIPWGQRVTAERLARIEIGEIFVKQIFGAKQVRVRDIDGTARIEVGQDELGLLLDKTKLDDLTSKLKSIGFTAVQVDPHGYRSGKINVIAD; via the coding sequence ATGAGCAAGATTGAAAGCCTGGTTTCGTGGTTCTCGGGCAAGGCAGGCGTAATAGTCGCACTGTCCGGAGGAGTTGACAGTGCAGTTGTTGCGTACGCGGCACACAGGGCACTTGGCAGAGGAGCTCTGGCAGTGACTGCGGACTACAAGACTTTGGCACAAGAAGAACTAGAGTCAGCAAAGAAGATTTGCAATGAAATAGGAATAAGGCACAGAATAATCTCATACAGTGAACTTGAAAACGAAGACTTTGTAAGAAACGACAAGAATAGATGCTTTTACTGCCGTAGCGAGCTCTCACAACATCTGATCAACGTGGCAAGGTCGGAACGAATTGATCTGATAGTGGATGGCACAAACGTTGATGATCTTGGAGACTACAGGCCTGGAATCTACGCTCTAAAGAGCAACGGAATACGCAGTCCTCTCGTGGAAGTTGGGATAACAAAAAATCAGGTTCGCAGTATTGCACAGTGTGCTGGACTGTCAGTGTATGATCGACCGTCAAATGCGTGTCTTGCATCCAGGATTCCTTGGGGCCAGCGTGTTACTGCAGAAAGGCTTGCACGAATAGAGATTGGAGAGATATTCGTGAAGCAGATATTTGGGGCAAAACAGGTGCGGGTAAGGGATATTGATGGCACCGCAAGAATCGAGGTCGGCCAAGACGAACTGGGTTTGCTATTGGATAAAACAAAGCTTGACGATCTGACATCGAAGCTAAAGTCAATCGGATTTACTGCAGTACAAGTAGACCCTCATGGATACAGGTCTGGAAAGATAAACGTGATTGCAGATTGA